A window of the Vigna angularis cultivar LongXiaoDou No.4 chromosome 3, ASM1680809v1, whole genome shotgun sequence genome harbors these coding sequences:
- the LOC108324056 gene encoding myosin-binding protein 1, with the protein MAPSGKETSFVKAKRMKGFISHLTSAACEWLLIFLLLLDALLSYMLTKFASYCRLQLPCLLCSRLDHILGRERPEFYDNLFCSNHKSEISSLVLCHIHGKVANGHKMCDDCLLSVNAKTKTNGKSHRLLVGKFGLALGDSGFKSPSLSRDLFAGSKGSRLCTRQCACCGKLWKSDPNSPRSKPYIPLPCAPRQSRLNHRDNMRKMRDKFGGLEGKNCFQPLSHVGYCELRLTSDSENEFPFSDDDDFSNSSVFQENIEASNDRMAQITLPPPIKSIPSNSNPENGSSAKPMPLSSDQCVEPNVGKYQGVNANSAVEINLQQTKQESFSSELAELISLDEVSPSPTVRNVSNRESEPEDSKITSSQDSLPAPLSELMTLNVTNALAGASSEKSADVAQASDIGMVSEKNGDVLEKIGTEEKTSTESDPVVCDAASTNPSQENSSNMNKFSVVTEERKETEFVINQPTTEEVNTIKEEVEQSPLDNSAPNGSNLSSPFPINHVDLPEMHTEDSSSNGIQVLKKSSSVESGLESLDESNIGEIEGECYADRLRRHIHYYRQCLDSLNKELEEERNASAVATNEAMSMITRLQEEKASLQMEALQYLRMMEEQAEYDKDQLDRVNDLLTEKEKDLQDLEAELEFYRSSMPNVEPMVHNMHKESWDLRGEKATTQNTSVPNILRKFSSSKNLEVSRVGDEAKTGGTFILEFEEEKEYISQCLKNLEQRVYQISLHASNDRHEKLEVSSKSNQQGASNVEGHQLDDHEETDLSTQKNTKMLNGNHIDKDGSAVENNHSTSPGPTISTPRRDFELVVLENEISDLNDRLEALELNHELLEHLTNSLNTNDGKLFIQDIARRLRELRKIGIR; encoded by the exons ATGGCACCAAGTGGTAAGGAAACTTCATTTGTCAAAGCAAAGAGGATGAAGGGGTTCATTTCCCATCTTACATCTGCAGCTTGTGAGTGGTTATTGATATTTCTGCTGCTACTAGATGCTTTGTTGTCATACATGCTCACCAAATTTGCAAGTTATTGCCGACTGCAACTGCCTTGCTTGTTGTGTTCTAGGCTTGATCACATCTTAGGCCGTGAAAGGCCAGAGTTCTATGATAACCTGTTTTGCAGCAATCACAAATCAGAAATATCATCTCTGGTTTTGTGTCATATTCATGGTAAGGTAGCAAATGGGCATAAGATGTGTGATGACTGTCTTCTGTCAGTCAATGCAAAAACCAAGACCAATGGAAAATCTCACAGATTGTTGGTGGGTAAATTTGGGCTGGCTCTTGGTGATTCTGGTTTCAAAAGTCCATCACTAAGCAGAGATTTGTTTGCTGGCTCTAAGGGTTCAAGATTATGTACAAGACAGTGTGCTTGTTGTGGTAAGCTTTGGAAGTCAGATCCGAACTCCCCAAGATCTAAGCCATATATTCCTTTGCCATGTGCACCACGGCAAAGCCGTTTAAATCACCGGGATAACATGAGGAAAATGAGGGATAAATTTGGCGGATTAGAGGGAAAAAACTGTTTTCAGCCCTTATCTCATGTTGGGTACTGCGAGCTGAGACTGACTTCAGATTCTGAGAATGAATTTCCATTTTCTGATGACGATGATTTTAGCAACAGTAGTGTGTTTCAGGAGAACATTGAAGCCAGTAATGACCGCATGGCTCAAATTACATTACCTCCTCCCATAAAATCTATTCCAAGTAATTCAAATCCGGAAAATGGTAGTTCTGCCAAACCCATGCCCTTGTCCTCAGATCAATGTGTGGAGCCTAATGTTGGCAAATATCAAGGCGTGAATGCCAATTCTGCCGTAGAAATTAACTTGCAGCAAACAAAACAAGAGTCATTCAGTTCTGAACTGGCTGAGCTCATTTCACTGGATGAGGTTTCACCATCACCTACTGTTAGGAATGTTTCTAATAGAGAATCAGAACCAGAGGACAGTAAGATTACTTCTTCTCAGGATTCTCTTCCTGCTCCCCTATCTGAACTTATGACTTTGAATGTCACAAATGCACTTGCTGGAGCATCATCAGAAAAAT CTGCAGATGTCGCACAAGCAAGTGATATCGGAATGGTATCTGAAAAGAATGGGGACGTTTTAGAAAAAATTGGTACAGAGGAAAAAACATCTACTGAGAGTGATCCAGTGGTATGTGATGCTGCTTCTACAAATCCTAGTCAAGAGAACTCAAGCAACATGAATAAATTCTCTGTCGTCACtgaggaaagaaaagaaactgaATTTGTCATAAACCAACCAACCACCGAGGAAGTAAATACCATCAAGGAGGAAGTGGAGCAATCACCATTAGATAATTCTGCTCCTAATGGGTCTAACTTATCATCACCGTTTCCTATTAATCATGTTGACTTGCCTGAGATGCATACTGAGGATTCTAGTTCAAATGGAATTCAGGTACTTAAAAAGTCATCCTCGGTGGAATCTGGTCTTGAATCTCTGGATGAAAGCAATATTGGTGAAATTGAAGGAGAGTGTTATGCTGATAGATTGAGGAGACACATTCATTATTACAGGCAATGCTTGGATTCTTTGAATAAGGAACTGGAGGAAGAAAGAAACGCCTCTGCTGTTGCTACAAATGAAGCAATGTCTATGATTACAAGGTTACAGGAGGAGAAAGCATCACTGCAGATGGAGGCTCTTCAATATTTAAGAATGATGGAAGAGCAAGCAGAATATGATAAAGATCAATTGGACAGAGTTAATGATCTACTCACTGAAAAGGAAAAGGATTTACAAGATTTGGAAGCCGAGCTAGAATTTTATAGATCAAGCATGCCGAATGTTGAACCTATGGTCCACAATATGCATAAGGAAAGTTGGGATTTGAGAGGAGAAAAGGCCACAACACAAAATACTAGTGTGCCTAACATCCTCAGAAAATTTTCCAGTTCAAAGAATCTTGAAGTATCCAGAGTTGGCGATGAAGCTAAGACTGGTGGAACCTTCATTTTAGAGTTTGAAGAGGAAAAGGAATACATTTCTCAATGTTTGAAAAACTTGGAACAGAGAGTTTACCAAATTAGTTTGCATGCATCTAATGATAGACATGAGAAACTTGAAGTCAGTAGTAAATCAAATCAACAAGGAGCTTCTAATGTTGAAGGGCATCAATTAGATGACCATGAAGAGACTGACCTGTCCACACAGAAAAACACTAAAATGTTGAATGGAAATCATATTGATAAGGATGGATCAGCTGTAGAAAACAATCATTCCACGTCTCCCGGACCAACAATCTCCACACCTAGAAGAGATTTTGAGTTGGTTGTTCTAGAAAATGAAATATCGGATCTTAATGATCGGTTAGAAGCACTTGAACTTAATCATGAACTTCTTGAGCACCTAACAAATTCTCTCAATACCAATGATGGAAAACTATTTATCCAGGACATAGCTCGTCGATTGCGTGAGCTACGCAAAATTGGAATAAGATGA
- the LOC108324271 gene encoding iron-sulfur protein required for NADH dehydrogenase, mitochondrial isoform X1, whose product MRSLGSIRSYAKHLRLDGVKDTIAIASGKGGVGKSTTAVNLAVALARKCQLKVGLLDVDVYGPSIPTMMNINTKPEVTHEKKMIPIENYGVKCMSIGFLVDKDAPIVWRGPMVSNALEKMTRGVDWGNLDILVMDMPPGTGDVQIAMSQNLQLSGALIVSTPQDVALMDARRGVKMFNKVDVPILGIVENMSCFKCPHCGEPSYIFGKGGAHETASEMGLEFLGEIPLEVNVREACDQGHPIVLAAPDSVVSRAYGELAEKLAQKLKEQQFQPEIIL is encoded by the exons ATGAGG AGTCTGGGAAGTATTCGGAGCTATGCAAAGCATCTTCGCTTAGATGGGGTGAAGGATACTATAGCCATTGCCTCTGGCAAAGGTGGTGTGGGAAAGTCAACTACTGCTG TTAATTTGGCAGTTGCACTTGCGAGAAAGTGTCAGCTCAAGGTTGGTTTGCTTGATGTCGATGTGTACGGACCCAGCATTCCCACAATGATGAACATCAATACAAAGCCTGAAGTCACTCATG AGAAGAAAATGATTCCAATTGAAAATTATGGGGTCAAATGTATGTCAATAGGGTTCCTTGTGGATAAGGATGCCCCGATTGTTTGGAGAGGTCCCATG GTGTCAAATGCCCTTGAGAAAATGACAAGGGGAGTTGACTGGGGTAACCTTGACATTCTAGTAATGGATATGCCTCCAGGCACTGGTGATGTCCAGATAGCTATGTCTCAAAATCTGCAATTATCAG GTGCACTCATTGTTTCAACACCCCAAGATGTTGCATTAATGGATGCCAGGAGGGGAGTAAAAATGTTCAATAAAGTTGATGTTCCG ATTTTGGGAATTGTGGAAAACATGAGCTGCTTTAAGTGTCCCCATTGTGGCGAACCTTCATACATATTTGGTAAAGGAGGGGCTCACGAGACAGCCTCTGAAATGGGATTAGAATTTTTAGGCGAG ATACCACTAGAAGTGAATGTCAGAGAAGCTTGTGATCAGGGGCACCCTATAGTGTTAGCTGCACCTGATTCAGTAGTTTCGAGAGCGTATGGCGAGTTAGCTGAAAAACTTGCTCAGAAACTCAAGGAACAACAGTTCCAACCAGAGATAATACTGTGA
- the LOC108324271 gene encoding iron-sulfur protein required for NADH dehydrogenase, mitochondrial isoform X2, with protein sequence MRSLGSIRSYAKHLRLDGVKDTIAIASGKGGVGKSTTAVALARKCQLKVGLLDVDVYGPSIPTMMNINTKPEVTHEKKMIPIENYGVKCMSIGFLVDKDAPIVWRGPMVSNALEKMTRGVDWGNLDILVMDMPPGTGDVQIAMSQNLQLSGALIVSTPQDVALMDARRGVKMFNKVDVPILGIVENMSCFKCPHCGEPSYIFGKGGAHETASEMGLEFLGEIPLEVNVREACDQGHPIVLAAPDSVVSRAYGELAEKLAQKLKEQQFQPEIIL encoded by the exons ATGAGG AGTCTGGGAAGTATTCGGAGCTATGCAAAGCATCTTCGCTTAGATGGGGTGAAGGATACTATAGCCATTGCCTCTGGCAAAGGTGGTGTGGGAAAGTCAACTACTGCTG TTGCACTTGCGAGAAAGTGTCAGCTCAAGGTTGGTTTGCTTGATGTCGATGTGTACGGACCCAGCATTCCCACAATGATGAACATCAATACAAAGCCTGAAGTCACTCATG AGAAGAAAATGATTCCAATTGAAAATTATGGGGTCAAATGTATGTCAATAGGGTTCCTTGTGGATAAGGATGCCCCGATTGTTTGGAGAGGTCCCATG GTGTCAAATGCCCTTGAGAAAATGACAAGGGGAGTTGACTGGGGTAACCTTGACATTCTAGTAATGGATATGCCTCCAGGCACTGGTGATGTCCAGATAGCTATGTCTCAAAATCTGCAATTATCAG GTGCACTCATTGTTTCAACACCCCAAGATGTTGCATTAATGGATGCCAGGAGGGGAGTAAAAATGTTCAATAAAGTTGATGTTCCG ATTTTGGGAATTGTGGAAAACATGAGCTGCTTTAAGTGTCCCCATTGTGGCGAACCTTCATACATATTTGGTAAAGGAGGGGCTCACGAGACAGCCTCTGAAATGGGATTAGAATTTTTAGGCGAG ATACCACTAGAAGTGAATGTCAGAGAAGCTTGTGATCAGGGGCACCCTATAGTGTTAGCTGCACCTGATTCAGTAGTTTCGAGAGCGTATGGCGAGTTAGCTGAAAAACTTGCTCAGAAACTCAAGGAACAACAGTTCCAACCAGAGATAATACTGTGA